The Apodemus sylvaticus chromosome 5, mApoSyl1.1, whole genome shotgun sequence genome has a segment encoding these proteins:
- the Slc28a2 gene encoding sodium/nucleoside cotransporter 2 isoform X3: MEKSEGRKSVSWATVDKGMEKPRLELMEGGNLEQGKTLEEVTPGHSLEHGLGHSSLWRRILQPFTKARSFFERHPGLFKKILLGLLCLAYAAYFLAACIFNFRRALALFVITCLVVFILAYHFLEKFFAKKLIRCLSSFRNFCLRCYMKWVFPGASVVGLILWLALDTAQRPERLISFAGICMFILILFACSKHHSEVCWRTVFRGLYLQFVFGILVIRTESAFNAFQWLGDQIQIFLAYTVEGSGFVFGDTLVQNVFAFQSLPIIIFFGCVMSILYYLGLVQWVIQKIAWFPQSKMVTTVPETLATAGNIFVGITVAPLLIRPYLADMTMSEIHAVMTGGFATMSGIMLREFISFGIDASSLISASVMAAPCALALSKLVYPEVEESKFKNKEGLKLPRGEERNILEAASNGATDAIGLVANVAANLIAFRAVLAFVNATLSWLGEMVDIHGLSFQVICSYVLRPMVFMMGVQWADCPLVAEIVGVKFFRNEFVAYQQLSQYKNKRLSGVEEWINGEKQWISVKAEIIATFSLCGFANLSSIGITLGGLTSMIPQRKSDLCKLVVRALFTGACVSFISACMAGILYVPRGAETDCVSFLNTNFANRTYETYVCCRELFQSTWLKGTNMPSFSGPWQDKESSLRNLANCCDLYTSTVCA; this comes from the exons GAGGATTCTTCAGCCCTTTACCAAGGCAAGAAGTTTCTTTGAAAGACATCCTGGTTTATTCAAAAAGATCCTGCTTGGTCTCCTGTGTTTAG CATATGCCGCCTACTTCCTGGCAGCGTGCATCTTCAACTTCCGGAGGGCGCTGGCCTTGTTTGTCATCACCTGTCTTGTGGTCTTCATTCTTGCTTACCACTTTCTGGAAAAATTCTTTGCTAAAAAATTAATAAGATGTCTAAGTTCTTTTAGAAACTTCTGCCTGAGATGTTATATGAAGTG GGTATTTCCAGGAGCCTCTGTTGTCGGCCTTATCCTCTGGCTGGCTCTCGACACAGCTCAAAGGCCAGAGCGGCTGATCTCCTTTGCAGGAATCTGTATGTTCATCCTCATCCTCTTCGCCTGCTCCAAACACCACAGTGAG GTGTGCTGGAGGACAGTGTTTCGGGGCCTGTACCTTCAGTTCGTCTTTGGGATTTTGGTCATCAGAACTGAATCTGCTTTTAATGCATTTCAATGGCTGGGAGATCAGATCCAG ATTTTCCTGGCTTATACTGTGGAAGGATccggttttgtttttggtgataCACTGGTCCaaaatgtttttgcttttcaG TCTCTGCCCATCATTATTTTCTTTGGATGTGTGATGTCTATTCTCTACTATCTGGGCCTTGTGCAGTGGGTAATTCAGAAG ATTGCCTGGTTTCCTCAAAGTAAGATGGTTACCACTGTTCCAGAAACTCTGGCCACAGCAGGAAACATCTTTGTGGGGATA acagTGGCACCTCTGCTCATCCGTCCCTACCTTGCAGACATGACCATGTCTGAAATCCACGCAGTAATGACTGGAGGCTTTGCTACCATGTCAGGCATCATGTTGAGAGAATTCATATCCTTTGGG ATCGATGCGTCCTCCTTGATTTCTGCCTCAGTGATGGCTGCCCCTTGTGCACTTGCCTTGTCCAAACTGGTATATCCAGAAGTAGAAGAGTCCAAGTTCAAGAACAAGGAGGGACTGAAGCTGCCTCGAGG GGAAGAGAGGAATATCCTGGAAGCTGCGAGCAATGGAGCCACAGATGCCATAGGTCTTGTCGCTAATGTCGCAGCCAACCTGATTGCCTTTCGAGCTGTGTTGGCTTTCGTCAATGCTACCCTCTCCTGGCTGGGGGAAATGGTGGACATCCATGGACTCAGTTTCCAG GTCATCTGCTCCTATGTCCTAAGGCCCATGGTTTTCATGATGGGTGTACAGTGGGCAGACTGCCCACTGGTGGCTGAGATAGTGGGAGTCAAATTCTTCAGAAATGAATTTGTGGCCTACCAACAACTGTCTCAGTATAAGAACAAACGTCTCTCTGGAGTAGAAGAGTGGATCAATGGCGAGAAACAGTGGATTTCT GTGAAAGCTGAAATCATTGCAACATTTTCTCTCTGTGGATTTGCCAATCTTAGTTCCATTGGAATCACACTGGGAGGCTTGA CCTCCATGATACCCCAGCGGAAGAGTGACTTGTGCAAGCTTGTGGTCAGGGCCCTCTTCACAGGTGCCTGTGTTTCCTTCATCAGTGCCTGCATGGCAG GAATCCTCTATGTTCCCAGAGGCGCTGAAACTGACTGTGTCTCATTCCTAAACACAAATTTCGCCAACAGAACCTATGAGACATATGTGTGCTGCAGAGAGCTTTTCCAGAG CACGTGGCTGAAGGGCACCAACATGCCTTCTTTCTCAGGCCCCTGGCAAGACAAAGAGTCCAGCCTCAGGAACCTCGCCAACTGCTGCGACCTCTATACCAgcactgtgtgtgcatga